One segment of Carya illinoinensis cultivar Pawnee chromosome 1, C.illinoinensisPawnee_v1, whole genome shotgun sequence DNA contains the following:
- the LOC122319396 gene encoding bifunctional 3-dehydroquinate dehydratase/shikimate dehydrogenase, chloroplastic-like isoform X2: MAMESSNVLLASSSALKMARGGRNSPTLVCAPIIAESVDKMVVNMEKAKQGGADLVEIRLDSLKNFNPHEDLKNLIKECPLPTLFTYRPKWEGGQYDGDEKMRLDALRLAMEFGADYIDVEIQVAREFNDSIYGKKPEKFKVIVSSHNYLDTPSVEDLGNLVARIQETGADIVKIATTAVEITDVARVFQITVHSQVPIIGIVMGEKGFISRILCPKFGGFLTFGTIESGIVSAPGQPTMKELLHLYNFRLIGPDTKLFGIIGKPVHHSKSPILYNEAFKSVGFNGVYVPLLVDDVANFFQTYSSADFSGFSCTIPHKEAALKCCDEVDPVAKSIGAVNCIIRRPTDGKLIGYNTDYVGAISAIEDGLRGSHNSNNTGDSPLAGKLFVVIGAGGAGKALAYGAKEKGARVVIANRTYDRAREIADTVGGDALSLADLDNFHPEDGMILANTTSIGMQPKVDETPIPKHALRSYSLVFDAVYTPKMTRLLREAEESGAVIVSGLEMFIGQAYDQFERFTGLPAPKELFRKTMGNY, from the exons ATGGCAATGGAGTCGAGCAACGTTCTG CTTGCTTCTTCTTCTGCCCTGAAAATGGCAAGAGGAGGAAGGAATAGTCCAACTCTAGTTTGTGCTCCAATCATAGCGGAATCGGTGGATAAGATGGTGGTTAATATGGAGAAGGCAAAACAAGGTGGTGCTGACCTTGTGGAGATCCGATTGGACAGTTTGAAGAACTTCAATCCTCATGAAGATCTCAAAAACCTTATTAAAGAGTGTCCGTTGCCCACCCTATTCACTTACAG ACCGAAATGGGAAGGTGGTCAGTATGATGGTGATGAAAAGATGCGATTGGATGCCCTTCGATTAGCCATGGAGTTTGGAGCTGATTACATTGATGTTGAGATTCAG GTTGCTCGTGAATTCAATGATTCCATTTATGGAAAGAAGCCTGAAAAGTTCAAAGTCATTGTATCCTCTCACAATTATCTAGATACTCCGTCTGTGGAGGACCTTGGCAACCTTGTGGCAAGAATACAAGAAACGGGTGCTGATATAGTGAAGATTGCAACAACTGCGGTGGAGATCACTGATGTGGCACGTGTTTTCCAAATAACTGTGCATTCTCAA GTTCCAATTATAGGAATTGTGATGGGTGAGAAGGGTTTCATCTCACGGATTCTGTGCCCAAAATTTGGTGGGTTTCTCACGTTTGGTACCATTGAGTCAGGAATAGTTTCAGCTCCTGGTCAACCAACCATGAAGGAACTTTTACATCTATACAACTTCAGACTGATAGGACCAGATACCAAATTGTTTGGCATAATTGGGAAGCCCGTTCACCATAGCAAGTCACCTATTTTATACAATGAAGCATTTAAGTCAGTTGGTTTCAATGGAGTTTATGTACCTCTCTTGGTGGATGACGTTGCAAATTTTTTCCAGACATACTCATCTGCAGATTTTTCCGGATTCAG TTGTACAATTCCTCACAAGGAGGCTGCTCTAAAGTGCTGTGATGAGGTCGATCCAGTTGCAAAG TCAATAGGAGCTGTGAATTGCATTATAAGGAGACCTACTGACGGGAAGTTAATTGGCTACAATACTGACTATGTTGGTGCTATTTCTGCCATTGAAGATGGACTAAGAG GTTCTCATAATAGTAACAATACTGGTGATTCACCCTTAGCTGGTAAGCTATTTGTGGTCATTGGTGCTGGAGGTGCTGGAAAGGCACTTGCTTATGGTGCAAAAGAAAAGGGAGCACGGGTTGTGATTGCAAATCGCACATATG ACCGTGCCCGAGAGATTGCTGATACTGTTGGAGGAGATGCTTTATCTCTTGCTGATCTAGATAATTTCCATCCAGAGGATGGCATGATACTTGCAAACACAACATCTATTGGAATGCAACCAAAAGTTGATGAAACACCCATTCCTAAG CATGCTCTGAGATCTTACTCACTAGTTTTTGATGCTGTTTACACCCCCAAAATGACTAGACTTTTGAGGGAAGCAGAGGAATCTGGAGCCGTAATTGTTTCAGGGTTGGAGATGTTCATCGGACAGGCATACGATCAGTTTGAGAGGTTCACTGGGTTGCCTG CCCCGAAGGAACTTTTTAGGAAAACTATGGGAAATTACTAG
- the LOC122319396 gene encoding bifunctional 3-dehydroquinate dehydratase/shikimate dehydrogenase, chloroplastic-like isoform X1, translating into MAMESSNVLLASSSALKMARGGRNSPTLVCAPIIAESVDKMVVNMEKAKQGGADLVEIRLDSLKNFNPHEDLKNLIKECPLPTLFTYRPKWEGGQYDGDEKMRLDALRLAMEFGADYIDVEIQVAREFNDSIYGKKPEKFKVIVSSHNYLDTPSVEDLGNLVARIQETGADIVKIATTAVEITDVARVFQITVHSQVSSVPIIGIVMGEKGFISRILCPKFGGFLTFGTIESGIVSAPGQPTMKELLHLYNFRLIGPDTKLFGIIGKPVHHSKSPILYNEAFKSVGFNGVYVPLLVDDVANFFQTYSSADFSGFSCTIPHKEAALKCCDEVDPVAKSIGAVNCIIRRPTDGKLIGYNTDYVGAISAIEDGLRGSHNSNNTGDSPLAGKLFVVIGAGGAGKALAYGAKEKGARVVIANRTYDRAREIADTVGGDALSLADLDNFHPEDGMILANTTSIGMQPKVDETPIPKHALRSYSLVFDAVYTPKMTRLLREAEESGAVIVSGLEMFIGQAYDQFERFTGLPAPKELFRKTMGNY; encoded by the exons ATGGCAATGGAGTCGAGCAACGTTCTG CTTGCTTCTTCTTCTGCCCTGAAAATGGCAAGAGGAGGAAGGAATAGTCCAACTCTAGTTTGTGCTCCAATCATAGCGGAATCGGTGGATAAGATGGTGGTTAATATGGAGAAGGCAAAACAAGGTGGTGCTGACCTTGTGGAGATCCGATTGGACAGTTTGAAGAACTTCAATCCTCATGAAGATCTCAAAAACCTTATTAAAGAGTGTCCGTTGCCCACCCTATTCACTTACAG ACCGAAATGGGAAGGTGGTCAGTATGATGGTGATGAAAAGATGCGATTGGATGCCCTTCGATTAGCCATGGAGTTTGGAGCTGATTACATTGATGTTGAGATTCAG GTTGCTCGTGAATTCAATGATTCCATTTATGGAAAGAAGCCTGAAAAGTTCAAAGTCATTGTATCCTCTCACAATTATCTAGATACTCCGTCTGTGGAGGACCTTGGCAACCTTGTGGCAAGAATACAAGAAACGGGTGCTGATATAGTGAAGATTGCAACAACTGCGGTGGAGATCACTGATGTGGCACGTGTTTTCCAAATAACTGTGCATTCTCAAGTAAGCAGC GTTCCAATTATAGGAATTGTGATGGGTGAGAAGGGTTTCATCTCACGGATTCTGTGCCCAAAATTTGGTGGGTTTCTCACGTTTGGTACCATTGAGTCAGGAATAGTTTCAGCTCCTGGTCAACCAACCATGAAGGAACTTTTACATCTATACAACTTCAGACTGATAGGACCAGATACCAAATTGTTTGGCATAATTGGGAAGCCCGTTCACCATAGCAAGTCACCTATTTTATACAATGAAGCATTTAAGTCAGTTGGTTTCAATGGAGTTTATGTACCTCTCTTGGTGGATGACGTTGCAAATTTTTTCCAGACATACTCATCTGCAGATTTTTCCGGATTCAG TTGTACAATTCCTCACAAGGAGGCTGCTCTAAAGTGCTGTGATGAGGTCGATCCAGTTGCAAAG TCAATAGGAGCTGTGAATTGCATTATAAGGAGACCTACTGACGGGAAGTTAATTGGCTACAATACTGACTATGTTGGTGCTATTTCTGCCATTGAAGATGGACTAAGAG GTTCTCATAATAGTAACAATACTGGTGATTCACCCTTAGCTGGTAAGCTATTTGTGGTCATTGGTGCTGGAGGTGCTGGAAAGGCACTTGCTTATGGTGCAAAAGAAAAGGGAGCACGGGTTGTGATTGCAAATCGCACATATG ACCGTGCCCGAGAGATTGCTGATACTGTTGGAGGAGATGCTTTATCTCTTGCTGATCTAGATAATTTCCATCCAGAGGATGGCATGATACTTGCAAACACAACATCTATTGGAATGCAACCAAAAGTTGATGAAACACCCATTCCTAAG CATGCTCTGAGATCTTACTCACTAGTTTTTGATGCTGTTTACACCCCCAAAATGACTAGACTTTTGAGGGAAGCAGAGGAATCTGGAGCCGTAATTGTTTCAGGGTTGGAGATGTTCATCGGACAGGCATACGATCAGTTTGAGAGGTTCACTGGGTTGCCTG CCCCGAAGGAACTTTTTAGGAAAACTATGGGAAATTACTAG
- the LOC122319396 gene encoding bifunctional 3-dehydroquinate dehydratase/shikimate dehydrogenase, chloroplastic-like isoform X3: MAMESSNVLLASSSALKMARGGRNSPTLVCAPIIAESVDKMVVNMEKAKQGGADLVEIRLDSLKNFNPHEDLKNLIKECPLPTLFTYRPKWEGGQYDGDEKMRLDALRLAMEFGADYIDVEIQVAREFNDSIYGKKPEKFKVIVSSHNYLDTPSVEDLGNLVARIQETGADIVKIATTAVEITDVARVFQITVHSQVSSVPIIGIVMGEKGFISRILCPKFGGFLTFGTIESGIVSAPGQPTMKELLHLYNFRLIGPDTKLFGIIGKPVHHSKSPILYNEAFKSVGFNGVYVPLLVDDVANFFQTYSSADFSGFSCTIPHKEAALKCCDEVDPVAKSIGAVNCIIRRPTDGKLIGYNTDYVGAISAIEDGLRGSHNSNNTGDSPLAGKLFVVIGAGGAGKALAYGAKEKGARVVIANRTYDRAREIADTVGGDALSLADLDNFHPEDGMILANTTSIGMQPKVDETPIPKGSCTLQ; the protein is encoded by the exons ATGGCAATGGAGTCGAGCAACGTTCTG CTTGCTTCTTCTTCTGCCCTGAAAATGGCAAGAGGAGGAAGGAATAGTCCAACTCTAGTTTGTGCTCCAATCATAGCGGAATCGGTGGATAAGATGGTGGTTAATATGGAGAAGGCAAAACAAGGTGGTGCTGACCTTGTGGAGATCCGATTGGACAGTTTGAAGAACTTCAATCCTCATGAAGATCTCAAAAACCTTATTAAAGAGTGTCCGTTGCCCACCCTATTCACTTACAG ACCGAAATGGGAAGGTGGTCAGTATGATGGTGATGAAAAGATGCGATTGGATGCCCTTCGATTAGCCATGGAGTTTGGAGCTGATTACATTGATGTTGAGATTCAG GTTGCTCGTGAATTCAATGATTCCATTTATGGAAAGAAGCCTGAAAAGTTCAAAGTCATTGTATCCTCTCACAATTATCTAGATACTCCGTCTGTGGAGGACCTTGGCAACCTTGTGGCAAGAATACAAGAAACGGGTGCTGATATAGTGAAGATTGCAACAACTGCGGTGGAGATCACTGATGTGGCACGTGTTTTCCAAATAACTGTGCATTCTCAAGTAAGCAGC GTTCCAATTATAGGAATTGTGATGGGTGAGAAGGGTTTCATCTCACGGATTCTGTGCCCAAAATTTGGTGGGTTTCTCACGTTTGGTACCATTGAGTCAGGAATAGTTTCAGCTCCTGGTCAACCAACCATGAAGGAACTTTTACATCTATACAACTTCAGACTGATAGGACCAGATACCAAATTGTTTGGCATAATTGGGAAGCCCGTTCACCATAGCAAGTCACCTATTTTATACAATGAAGCATTTAAGTCAGTTGGTTTCAATGGAGTTTATGTACCTCTCTTGGTGGATGACGTTGCAAATTTTTTCCAGACATACTCATCTGCAGATTTTTCCGGATTCAG TTGTACAATTCCTCACAAGGAGGCTGCTCTAAAGTGCTGTGATGAGGTCGATCCAGTTGCAAAG TCAATAGGAGCTGTGAATTGCATTATAAGGAGACCTACTGACGGGAAGTTAATTGGCTACAATACTGACTATGTTGGTGCTATTTCTGCCATTGAAGATGGACTAAGAG GTTCTCATAATAGTAACAATACTGGTGATTCACCCTTAGCTGGTAAGCTATTTGTGGTCATTGGTGCTGGAGGTGCTGGAAAGGCACTTGCTTATGGTGCAAAAGAAAAGGGAGCACGGGTTGTGATTGCAAATCGCACATATG ACCGTGCCCGAGAGATTGCTGATACTGTTGGAGGAGATGCTTTATCTCTTGCTGATCTAGATAATTTCCATCCAGAGGATGGCATGATACTTGCAAACACAACATCTATTGGAATGCAACCAAAAGTTGATGAAACACCCATTCCTAAG GGAAGCTGTACATTGCAGTAG
- the LOC122319416 gene encoding pentatricopeptide repeat-containing protein At2g36980, mitochondrial — translation MHSDLFRITSKIADLARTGRIKCARKLFDEMSHRDTVAWNAMLTGYSQLGLHQEALSLFGHMRIANTKPDHYSFTATLSACAAACDLTYGIKVHALVIVSGFRTSLPVGNSLIDMYGKCSSTSRSRKVFEEMQSRNEVTWCSLLSAHTNSCQFEPAREVFYTMPKRVEIAWNIMIAGLARCGEVELCLNLFKEMRESLCWPDQWTLSALMNACSESSEFSYGCMVHGIIIKTGWISAVEAKNSVLSFYARLGCQDDAMKVLQSLETLTQVSWNAIIDAQMKVGDTQEALLVFQKSPENNLVSWTSMITGYSRNGHGDKALQFFVDMVRNGAQPDDFSFGAVLHACSSLAIVGHGKMVHGCIIHSGFHAHVYVGNGLINMYAKCGDLEGSSRAFNEILNKDLVSWNAMLFGFGLHGRASQALLLYEQMVESGVKPDKVTFIGLLMTCSHLGLIEKGRFFFQSMGSVHGISHEMDHVTCMVDMLSRGGFLAEATELANMYTGTGSTETCSSEVLLGACHAHGDVGLGTYIGEASKILDSQKEVGYVVLSNLYCASGQWKEAEMIRKAMSDHGVKKTPGCSWIEARNKVTTFVAGSHSHPYLQDICKILHILEFEMKNPSFIGFEN, via the coding sequence ATGCACTCCGATTTGTTCCGTATTACATCTAAGATCGCCGACCTTGCCCGAACGGGTCGAATTAAATGCGCTCGGAAACTGTTCGACGAGATGTCCCACAGAGATACAGTCGCTTGGAACGCAATGCTCACTGGCTATTCTCAACTGGGTCTTCACCAAGAAGCGCTGTCTCTTTTCGGCCACATGAGAATCGCCAACACCAAACCCGATCATTACTCGTTCACCGCAACTTTGAGTGCGTGTGCAGCTGCGTGTGACCTTACATACGGAATAAAAGTCCATGCTTTGGTTATTGTTTCAGGTTTCCGAACTTCATTACCCGTTGGTAACTCGCTAATTGACATGTATGGGAAGTGTTCGAGTACTTCTAGATCTAGAAAAGTTTTTGAAGAAATGCAAAGCAGGAATGAAGTAACATGGTGCTCACTCTTGTCTGCGCATACAAATTCTTGTCAATTCGAGCCTGCTCGTGAAGTGTTTTACACGATGCCGAAAAGAGTAGAAATCGCTTGGAATATTATGATTGCTGGTCTTGCTCGATGTGGTGAAGttgaattatgtttgaatttgttTAAAGAGATGCGTGAGAGTTTGTGCTGGCCAGACCAGTGGACATTGAGTGCACTCATGAATGCGTGTTCTGAATCATCTGAATTCTCATACGGATGCATGGTGCATGGAATTATTATTAAGACTGGCTGGATCTCTGCAGTGGAGGCAAAGAACTCAGTTTTAAGCTTTTATGCTAGACTAGGTTGCCAGGATGATGCTATGAAGGTGTTACAGTCCCTCGAAACGCTAACTCAGGTTTCTTGGAATGCGATCATTGATGCCCAAATGAAAGTAGGGGATACCCAGGAGGCCCTTCTTGTTTTTCAGAAATCGCCTGAGAATAATCTAGTTTCATGGACATCTATGATCACAGGGTACTCACGAAATGGGCACGGAGATAAAGCTCTTCAGTTCTTTGTCGACATGGTGAGAAATGGTGCTCAGCCTGATGATTTTTCATTTGGTGCAGTCCTTCATGCATGTTCTAGCCTGGCAATAGTAGGGCATGGTAAAATGGTTCATGGTTGCATAATTCACTCCGGTTTCCATGCTCATGTCTACGTTGGCAACGGGTTGATTAACATGTATGCTAAGTGTGGTGATTTAGAAGGGTCAAGCCGTGCATTTAATGAGATTCTTAACAAGGACCTGGTTTCTTGGAATGCAATGTTGTTTGGATTTGGATTACATGGACGCGCAAGCCAAGCTCTATTGCTTTATGAACAAATGGTAGAATCTGGTGTAAAACCAGACAAAGTAACTTTCATCGGCCTGTTGATGACTTGCAGTCACCTAGGGCTAATAGAGAAAGGTcgctttttctttcaatcaatGGGTTCAGTTCATGGGATTTCTCATGAAATGGATCATGTGACATGCATGGTGGACATGCTTTCCCGAGGTGGATTCTTGGCAGAAGCAACAGAGTTGGCTAATATGTACACAGGAACAGGGAGTACGGAAACCTGCTCGTCTGAGGTTCTGCTTGGAGCATGTCATGCGCATGGGGATGTAGGTTTAGGGACATACATTGGGGAAGCTTCAAAGATCTTAGATTCTCAGAAGGAGGTAGGTTATGTGGTTTTGTCAAATCTGTATTGTGCAAGTGGGCAGTGGAAGGAAGCAGAGATGATTAGAAAGGCAATGTCGGATCATGGTGTGAAGAAAACGCCTGGTTGTAGTTGGATTGAAGCAAGAAACAAGGTAACTACTTTTGTTGCTGGGAGCCATTCACATCCATACCTGCAAGATATCTGTAAAATATTGCACATccttgaatttgaaatgaaaaatccaTCCTTTATtggttttgaaaattga
- the LOC122299337 gene encoding uncharacterized protein LOC122299337 — protein sequence MERFREAIDKCDLSDLGYSGSKFTWCNKREREEFTKKQLDSALGNGFLSLLCSNCEVHVLPVLNSNHSPLLVSCDNGEDEVRRTQRIFRYGSYWFSNQEYKRKNIKLKSDMIQELQRLNQYDFNATIKEPQVEVDGLLADEETKWRQRSKQLLTRLCKNFGGEVEVTEPKLSGYLGNY from the exons ATGGAAAGGTTTAGGGAAGCAATTGATAAATGTGATCTTAGTGACTTGGGCTATAGTGGCTCTAAGTTCACTTGGTGTAACaaaagggagagggaagagTTTACAAAGAAGCAATTGGATAGTGCCCTTGGGAATGGTTTCCTCTCATTGCTATGCAGCAACTGTGAAGTTCATGTCCTACCTGTTCTTAATTCTAACCATTCCCCCTTATTGGTTTCCTGTGACAATGGTGAAGATGAGGTCAGAAGAACTCAGAGAATATTTAGATATGGGTCATACTGGTTTAGCAACCAGGAGTATAAG AGAAAGAATATCAAGCTTAAGAGTGATATGATCCAAGAGCTACAGAGACTAAACCAATATGATTTTAATGCTACAATTAAGGAGCCGCAAGTTGAAGTGGATGGTCTGCTGGCAGATGAGGAGACAAAATGGAGGCAAAGGTCTAAGCAACTATTAACAAGGTTATgcaaaaattttggtggggaagTTGAGGTGACAGAACCAAAACTCAGTGGTTATCTTGGAAACTATTAA